A genome region from Carya illinoinensis cultivar Pawnee chromosome 2, C.illinoinensisPawnee_v1, whole genome shotgun sequence includes the following:
- the LOC122300902 gene encoding probable nucleoside diphosphate kinase 5 isoform X1 codes for MTLRIFLLLGRFLFFYLLVSVPFPCRSSSSGSTQKTLAMIKPDGMSGNYTNRIKNVILESGFRIVKETIVQLDEDTAASFYAEHSAKSFFSSLIKYITSGPVLVMVLEKENAVADWRDLIGPTDAHKAKVTHPHSIRAMCGLDSEKNCIHGSDSTQSAQREISFFFKEVSAGAAVTEHDEL; via the exons ATGACGCTTCGTATCTTTCTGCTCCTCGGGAGATTTCTATTCTTCTATCTTCTGGTCTCTGTTCCTTTCCCTTGCAG GTCTTCAAGCAGTGGAAGTACACAGAAGACCTTGGCTATGATAAAGCCAGATGGAATGTCTGGTAATTACACTAATAGGATAAAGAATGTCATTCTGGAGTCTGGTTTCCGTATTGTCAAGGAAACAATTGTTCAACTTGATGAAGACACTGCAGCAAGCTTTTATGCTGAGCACTCTGCAAAAAGCTTCTTTTCTAGCCTAATCAAATACATAACGAG TGGTCCAGTGTTGGTTATGGTTTTGGAGAAGGAAAATGCTGTTGCCGATTGGCGTGATCTGATTGGACCAACTGATGCACACAAGGCTAAGGTTACTCATCCACACAG cATCAGAGCAATGTGTGGGCTAGATTCAGAAAAGAATTGCATTCATGGTTCAGATTCTACTCAATCAGCTCAAAGAGAgatctcatttttctttaaagaggTGTCTGCAG
- the LOC122300902 gene encoding probable nucleoside diphosphate kinase 5 isoform X3, whose amino-acid sequence MIKPDGMSGNYTNRIKNVILESGFRIVKETIVQLDEDTAASFYAEHSAKSFFSSLIKYITSGPVLVMVLEKENAVADWRDLIGPTDAHKAKVTHPHSIRAMCGLDSEKNCIHGSDSTQSAQREISFFFKEVSAGAAVTEHDEL is encoded by the exons ATGATAAAGCCAGATGGAATGTCTGGTAATTACACTAATAGGATAAAGAATGTCATTCTGGAGTCTGGTTTCCGTATTGTCAAGGAAACAATTGTTCAACTTGATGAAGACACTGCAGCAAGCTTTTATGCTGAGCACTCTGCAAAAAGCTTCTTTTCTAGCCTAATCAAATACATAACGAG TGGTCCAGTGTTGGTTATGGTTTTGGAGAAGGAAAATGCTGTTGCCGATTGGCGTGATCTGATTGGACCAACTGATGCACACAAGGCTAAGGTTACTCATCCACACAG cATCAGAGCAATGTGTGGGCTAGATTCAGAAAAGAATTGCATTCATGGTTCAGATTCTACTCAATCAGCTCAAAGAGAgatctcatttttctttaaagaggTGTCTGCAG
- the LOC122300902 gene encoding probable nucleoside diphosphate kinase 5 isoform X2 produces MTLRIFLLLGRFLFFYLLVSVPFPCRSSSSGSTQKTLAMIKPDGMSGNYTNRIKNVILESGFRIVKETIVQLDEDTAASFYAEHSAKSFFSSLIKYITSGPVLVMVLEKENAVADWRDLIGPTDAHKAKVTHPHRAMCGLDSEKNCIHGSDSTQSAQREISFFFKEVSAGAAVTEHDEL; encoded by the exons ATGACGCTTCGTATCTTTCTGCTCCTCGGGAGATTTCTATTCTTCTATCTTCTGGTCTCTGTTCCTTTCCCTTGCAG GTCTTCAAGCAGTGGAAGTACACAGAAGACCTTGGCTATGATAAAGCCAGATGGAATGTCTGGTAATTACACTAATAGGATAAAGAATGTCATTCTGGAGTCTGGTTTCCGTATTGTCAAGGAAACAATTGTTCAACTTGATGAAGACACTGCAGCAAGCTTTTATGCTGAGCACTCTGCAAAAAGCTTCTTTTCTAGCCTAATCAAATACATAACGAG TGGTCCAGTGTTGGTTATGGTTTTGGAGAAGGAAAATGCTGTTGCCGATTGGCGTGATCTGATTGGACCAACTGATGCACACAAGGCTAAGGTTACTCATCCACACAG AGCAATGTGTGGGCTAGATTCAGAAAAGAATTGCATTCATGGTTCAGATTCTACTCAATCAGCTCAAAGAGAgatctcatttttctttaaagaggTGTCTGCAG